The Streptomyces kanamyceticus genome window below encodes:
- a CDS encoding carbohydrate ABC transporter permease produces MTAPVKRPTDDALVRVGRALRVVLLIALALLFLIPFYLLVRNGLASEEDITSPDWTFFPTTLHWSNLSELFDDPTVPMARSLFNSSLIAVATTLGTLVLASLAGYGLARIPYRYADQVFYAILGTMMVPAAVTFVPSFVLVSSLGWVSTLRGLIVPTLFSAFACFIFRQYFLGFPRELEDAARVDGLGYWRTYWRVVVPNSRPVFAAVGTIVFIGAWNSFLWPLVIGQDRQAWTVQVALATLNTSQVIRLHVLFVAAAVSIMPLLVVFLFFQRWIVAGVERSGIDD; encoded by the coding sequence ATGACCGCACCGGTGAAGAGGCCCACGGACGACGCCCTGGTCCGGGTGGGCCGCGCGCTGCGCGTCGTCCTGCTCATCGCCCTCGCACTGCTCTTCCTGATCCCCTTCTACCTCCTCGTACGCAACGGACTCGCGTCCGAGGAGGACATCACGTCCCCCGACTGGACGTTCTTCCCCACCACCCTGCACTGGTCGAACCTGTCGGAGCTCTTCGACGACCCGACGGTGCCGATGGCGCGCTCCCTGTTCAACTCCTCGCTGATCGCGGTCGCGACGACGCTGGGCACGCTCGTCCTGGCCTCCCTCGCGGGCTACGGCCTGGCCCGCATCCCCTACCGCTACGCGGACCAGGTCTTCTACGCGATCCTCGGCACGATGATGGTCCCCGCGGCCGTCACGTTCGTCCCGAGCTTCGTGCTGGTCTCCTCGCTCGGCTGGGTCTCGACGCTGCGCGGCCTGATCGTCCCCACCCTCTTCTCCGCCTTCGCGTGCTTCATCTTCCGCCAGTACTTCCTGGGCTTCCCCAGGGAGTTGGAGGACGCCGCGCGCGTGGACGGCCTCGGCTACTGGCGCACGTACTGGCGGGTGGTCGTACCCAACTCCCGCCCGGTCTTCGCGGCCGTCGGCACCATCGTCTTCATCGGCGCCTGGAACTCCTTCCTGTGGCCCCTGGTCATCGGCCAGGACCGGCAGGCCTGGACGGTCCAGGTGGCGCTGGCCACCCTGAACACCTCCCAGGTCATCCGCCTGCACGTGCTGTTCGTCGCCGCCGCGGTGTCGATCATGCCGCTGCTCGTGGTGTTCCTGTTCTTCCAGCGGTGGATCGTGGCGGGGGTGGAGAGGTCGGGGATCGACGACTGA
- a CDS encoding carbohydrate ABC transporter permease — translation MRRVLGTQNRTLWFWVFVGPFALGLIVFTYVPLAWSVYLSFFDAHNTVSPTDFIGFDNYTSMLRNDAFTDSLVTFAVFSAFIVPTTFVLSLALALMVNRTRRGQAFLRSVFFLPAACSYVVAALIWKLSIFNGVRFGLANTVLGWFGADQTAWLSTTDPPWYWLVIVTVRLWLQAGFYMILFLAGLQRISPTLYEAAAVDGARPGWQVLRHITLPQLRATSIAVALLLVINAFQAFDEFYNLLSNSSGYPPYARPPLVYLYYTALGREQNLGLGSAGAVLLALIIAVVTVGQARWFGLGRKED, via the coding sequence GTGAGGCGGGTGTTGGGCACCCAGAACCGCACGCTGTGGTTCTGGGTCTTCGTCGGCCCCTTCGCGCTCGGCCTGATCGTCTTCACCTACGTACCACTCGCCTGGAGCGTCTACCTCAGCTTCTTCGACGCGCACAACACGGTCTCGCCGACCGACTTCATCGGCTTCGACAACTACACGTCGATGCTGCGGAACGACGCGTTCACCGACAGCCTGGTCACCTTCGCGGTCTTCTCCGCGTTCATCGTCCCGACGACCTTCGTGCTGTCGCTCGCGCTCGCGCTGATGGTGAACCGGACGCGCCGCGGCCAGGCGTTCCTGCGCTCCGTCTTCTTCCTCCCGGCGGCGTGCAGTTACGTCGTGGCGGCGCTCATCTGGAAGCTGTCGATCTTCAACGGGGTGCGGTTCGGGCTCGCCAACACCGTCCTCGGCTGGTTCGGCGCCGACCAGACCGCCTGGCTCTCGACCACGGACCCGCCCTGGTACTGGCTGGTCATCGTCACCGTACGACTCTGGCTCCAGGCGGGCTTCTACATGATCCTCTTCCTGGCGGGCCTGCAGCGGATCTCGCCCACCCTCTACGAGGCGGCGGCGGTGGACGGAGCGCGGCCCGGCTGGCAGGTCCTGCGCCACATCACGCTCCCGCAGCTGCGCGCGACCTCGATCGCCGTGGCGCTGCTCCTGGTCATCAACGCCTTCCAGGCCTTCGACGAGTTCTACAACCTGCTCTCCAACTCCAGCGGCTACCCGCCCTACGCCCGCCCACCGCTGGTCTACCTCTACTACACGGCCCTTGGCCGCGAGCAGAACCTCGGCCTCGGCAGCGCGGGCGCGGTGCTCCTCGCCCTGATCATCGCGGTGGTGACGGTCGGCCAGGCCCGCTGGTTCGGCCTCGGCAGGAAGGAGGACTGA
- a CDS encoding ABC transporter substrate-binding protein, which translates to MTISRRTLLGTGAALGQLTACGSNTGRDGGSSGGSGPKLSQWYHQYGEPGAEQAVKRYAAAYKKADVGVQWRPGNYDEQTAAALLTDSGPDVFEVNGPTLDQIQRGQVVDLTGLFEGVKDDFNPVILAPKTYDGKIWAIPQVVDMHLLYYRKSLLADAGVKPPKSLDELVDAAKALTTKKVKGLFLGNDGGAGALAITPLYAAGLSSVTEDGEVGFDDPAAARTLGKLRQLYADKSLLLGAPSDWSDPSAFTQGLTAMQWCGLWALPAVKKALGDDFGVLALPADGADGKPSLPVGSYAAAVSARGGHRKEAKDFVKWLWIDRTDYQEDFALSYGFHIPARLSLAKKADKLKEGPAADAVRYSTEYGYAEPLLWTPASRTAYQDALSRIIKSGANPESELKSVVRKVRAELDRVKKKP; encoded by the coding sequence ATGACCATCAGCCGCAGGACACTGCTCGGGACGGGCGCCGCGCTCGGACAGCTCACCGCGTGCGGATCCAACACCGGACGCGACGGCGGGAGTTCGGGCGGCAGCGGCCCGAAACTCTCGCAGTGGTACCACCAGTACGGCGAGCCGGGCGCCGAGCAGGCCGTCAAGCGGTACGCCGCCGCGTACAAGAAGGCGGACGTCGGCGTGCAGTGGCGCCCGGGCAACTACGACGAGCAGACCGCCGCCGCCCTGCTCACCGATTCGGGCCCCGACGTCTTCGAGGTCAACGGCCCCACCCTCGACCAGATCCAGCGGGGCCAGGTCGTCGATCTCACCGGCCTCTTCGAGGGGGTCAAGGACGACTTCAACCCGGTGATCCTCGCCCCCAAGACGTACGACGGCAAGATCTGGGCGATCCCGCAGGTCGTCGACATGCACCTGCTCTACTACCGCAAGAGCCTGCTCGCCGACGCGGGCGTCAAGCCGCCGAAGAGCCTGGACGAGCTGGTCGACGCGGCGAAGGCGCTCACCACGAAGAAGGTGAAGGGCCTCTTCCTCGGCAACGACGGCGGCGCGGGCGCGCTCGCCATCACCCCGCTGTACGCGGCGGGCCTGTCCTCCGTCACCGAGGACGGCGAGGTCGGCTTCGACGACCCGGCGGCCGCGCGGACGCTCGGCAAGCTGCGCCAGCTGTACGCCGACAAGTCGCTGCTGCTCGGCGCGCCGTCCGACTGGTCGGACCCGTCGGCATTCACACAGGGTCTGACCGCCATGCAGTGGTGCGGCCTGTGGGCGCTGCCCGCCGTGAAGAAGGCGCTCGGCGACGACTTCGGCGTGCTCGCGCTCCCCGCGGACGGCGCGGACGGCAAGCCGTCGCTGCCCGTCGGTTCGTACGCGGCCGCGGTGAGCGCCCGCGGCGGACACCGGAAGGAGGCGAAGGACTTCGTGAAGTGGCTGTGGATCGACCGCACGGATTACCAGGAGGACTTCGCGCTCTCCTACGGCTTCCACATCCCGGCCAGGCTCTCCCTCGCGAAGAAGGCCGACAAGCTGAAGGAGGGCCCCGCGGCGGACGCCGTGCGCTACTCCACCGAGTACGGCTACGCGGAGCCCCTGCTGTGGACGCCCGCGAGCCGCACCGCCTACCAGGACGCGCTGAGCCGGATCATCAAGTCCGGCGCGAACCCGGAGAGCGAGCTGAAGTCGGTGGTGCGCAAGGTGCGGGCGGAGCTCGACCGCGTCAAGAAGAAGCCGTGA
- a CDS encoding group III truncated hemoglobin, whose amino-acid sequence MDISMGISTDVSSRADLDVVLRRFYTAAFADPLIGPFFTEIAGTDLDVHLPRITDFWERALFRTADYRRNAFAPHAALYSVRPLTAEHFGRWVQLWHATVDGLHRGPNADRAKAQGERIALAVLRRLGGKDVSTAGEGPGFVPLAAVELRAAA is encoded by the coding sequence ATGGACATCTCGATGGGCATCTCGACGGACGTCTCCTCCCGCGCCGACCTCGACGTAGTGCTCCGCCGCTTCTACACGGCCGCCTTCGCCGACCCGCTGATCGGCCCGTTCTTCACCGAGATCGCCGGGACCGACCTCGACGTCCATCTGCCGCGCATCACCGACTTCTGGGAGCGCGCGCTGTTCCGCACCGCCGACTACCGCCGCAACGCCTTCGCCCCGCACGCCGCGCTGTACTCCGTGCGCCCGCTCACCGCCGAGCACTTCGGGCGCTGGGTGCAGCTGTGGCACGCCACGGTCGACGGGCTGCACCGGGGCCCGAACGCGGACCGCGCGAAGGCGCAGGGGGAGCGGATCGCGCTCGCCGTGCTGCGCAGGCTCGGCGGCAAGGACGTGTCCACGGCGGGCGAAGGCCCCGGCTTCGTCCCGCTCGCGGCGGTGGAGCTGCGGGCGGCGGCGTAG
- a CDS encoding oxidoreductase, whose translation MPAWTARDIPDQSGRRAVVTGANSGIGYVTARELARRGAHVVLACRSAERGLRAVDELRAEVPDADVEFGRLDLADLASVRQFAEAYDDGRLDLLVNNAGVMALPYRRTADGFETQFGVNHLGHFALTGLLLPRLLGTPGARVISVSSGAHALGNIDIGDLNSERHYRRWIAYGRSKTANLLFIHELARRLAAVGSEVVAAAAHPGYASTNLQATGPRMEGRRTAERFMELGNRIIGQAAETGALPTLYAATEPRVKPDWFTGPAWGVRGAPTRSWRAKWTLNDVAGERLWAASEDLTGVTYETLKT comes from the coding sequence ATGCCCGCCTGGACCGCGCGCGACATCCCCGACCAGAGCGGCCGCCGGGCCGTGGTCACCGGCGCCAACAGCGGCATCGGGTACGTCACGGCACGCGAGCTCGCCCGTCGCGGCGCCCACGTGGTCCTCGCCTGCCGCAGCGCGGAGCGCGGTCTGCGCGCGGTGGACGAGCTGCGGGCCGAGGTGCCGGACGCCGACGTCGAGTTCGGGCGGCTCGACCTCGCGGACCTGGCGTCCGTGCGGCAGTTCGCCGAGGCGTACGACGACGGCCGCCTCGACCTGCTCGTCAACAACGCGGGCGTGATGGCGCTGCCCTACCGCCGCACGGCGGACGGCTTCGAGACGCAGTTCGGCGTCAACCACCTCGGACACTTCGCGCTCACCGGGCTGCTCCTGCCCCGCCTCCTGGGGACCCCGGGCGCCCGGGTCATCAGCGTGTCCAGCGGCGCCCACGCGCTGGGCAACATCGACATCGGCGACCTCAACAGCGAGCGCCACTACCGCCGCTGGATCGCCTACGGCCGCTCCAAGACGGCCAACCTCCTCTTCATCCACGAGCTGGCACGCCGCCTGGCCGCCGTCGGCTCCGAGGTCGTCGCGGCCGCCGCCCACCCCGGCTACGCCTCGACCAATCTGCAGGCCACGGGCCCCAGGATGGAGGGCCGCAGGACCGCAGAGCGATTCATGGAGCTCGGCAACCGGATCATCGGGCAGGCCGCGGAGACGGGCGCGCTGCCCACGCTGTACGCGGCCACGGAGCCGCGGGTCAAGCCGGACTGGTTCACCGGGCCCGCCTGGGGCGTCCGCGGGGCGCCCACCAGGTCCTGGCGGGCGAAGTGGACGCTGAACGACGTGGCGGGCGAACGGCTCTGGGCCGCCTCGGAGGATCTGACGGGCGTGACGTACGAGACGCTCAAGACCTGA
- a CDS encoding SDR family NAD(P)-dependent oxidoreductase — MTAATRTRFTGRTVLVTGGGSGLGRAMALAFAAEGASVVVAGRSEGPLKETVGLIEDAGGTALARTADVSRSADLAALVEATVEHFGSLDVAVNNAGVLRAGQPVTELPEDDWRTMLDINVTGVLLALQAEVRQMRTQATGGAIVNIGSTLGAHTSTPGTAAYGATKAAVSALSRAAAAEHIRDGVRINTVSPGSSDTTMSFRPGETEADRAARVKESNPLGRVSTTEEVAAAVLYLASDESGSVVGADLLIDGGAAA; from the coding sequence ATGACTGCAGCAACCCGCACCCGCTTCACCGGCCGCACCGTCCTCGTCACCGGCGGCGGCTCCGGCCTCGGCCGGGCCATGGCGCTCGCGTTCGCCGCCGAGGGTGCCTCCGTCGTCGTCGCGGGGCGCTCCGAGGGCCCCCTGAAGGAGACCGTCGGGCTCATCGAGGACGCGGGCGGCACCGCCCTGGCCCGCACGGCCGACGTCTCGCGCTCCGCCGACCTCGCGGCCCTCGTCGAGGCCACCGTCGAGCACTTCGGCTCGCTGGACGTCGCCGTCAACAACGCGGGCGTCCTGCGCGCCGGGCAGCCGGTCACCGAACTGCCCGAGGACGACTGGCGGACGATGCTCGACATCAACGTCACCGGCGTCCTGCTCGCGCTACAGGCCGAGGTGCGGCAGATGCGGACGCAGGCCACCGGCGGCGCGATCGTCAACATCGGCTCGACCCTGGGCGCCCACACCAGCACCCCCGGCACCGCGGCCTACGGGGCCACCAAGGCCGCCGTCTCCGCGCTGAGCCGCGCCGCCGCCGCCGAGCACATCCGCGACGGCGTCCGGATCAACACTGTCAGCCCCGGCTCCTCGGACACCACCATGTCGTTCCGCCCCGGCGAGACCGAGGCCGACCGCGCGGCCCGCGTCAAGGAGAGCAACCCGCTGGGCCGCGTCTCGACGACCGAGGAGGTCGCCGCGGCCGTGCTGTACCTGGCGTCGGACGAATCGGGCTCCGTGGTCGGCGCCGACCTGCTGATCGACGGCGGCGCGGCGGCCTGA
- a CDS encoding TetR/AcrR family transcriptional regulator, translating to MARTKEFDPDAALQSALELFWRRGYEATSMADLVEELGIGRASIYATFGNKHDLYLKALDRYGENQNPILLAELSAPGPALPAVRAAVRRFGAEAAADECRLTGCFITNTAAELAPHDEAAARTVERSWERIETLLHSALVRAQAQGELPRDRDPLTLARMLLVLMQGLRVVGKASTDPARVRDAVEQALTLLD from the coding sequence GTGGCAAGGACCAAGGAATTCGATCCGGACGCCGCGCTCCAGTCGGCCCTAGAGCTGTTCTGGCGGCGCGGCTACGAGGCGACCTCGATGGCCGACCTCGTCGAGGAGCTCGGCATCGGCCGCGCCAGCATCTACGCGACCTTCGGCAACAAGCACGACCTGTACCTGAAGGCACTGGACCGCTACGGCGAGAACCAGAACCCGATCCTCCTCGCCGAGCTGTCGGCACCCGGGCCCGCACTACCTGCCGTACGCGCGGCGGTGCGCCGCTTCGGCGCCGAGGCGGCGGCCGACGAATGCCGCCTGACCGGGTGTTTCATCACCAACACGGCGGCCGAGCTGGCCCCGCACGACGAGGCGGCCGCCCGCACCGTCGAGCGCAGCTGGGAGCGGATCGAGACCCTGCTGCACTCCGCGCTCGTCCGCGCCCAGGCGCAGGGCGAGCTGCCGCGGGACCGCGACCCGCTGACGCTGGCGCGGATGCTCCTCGTCCTGATGCAGGGGCTGCGCGTGGTCGGCAAGGCGTCCACGGATCCGGCGCGGGTGCGGGACGCGGTGGAGCAGGCACTGACCCTCCTGGACTGA
- the nirD gene encoding nitrite reductase small subunit NirD: MTLAPETTALKVQLRLDQDWFTACDLDRLIPGRGVAALLPDGRQAALFLDRDGRAYAIDNRDPFTGAAVLSRGLVGSERGRPFVASPLLKQRFDLESGRCLDDDEVTVAVYPTQIA; encoded by the coding sequence GTGACCCTCGCGCCCGAGACCACCGCCCTGAAGGTTCAACTCCGCCTGGACCAGGACTGGTTCACGGCCTGCGACCTGGACCGGCTCATCCCCGGCCGGGGCGTCGCCGCACTACTGCCCGACGGCCGACAGGCCGCGCTCTTCCTGGACAGGGACGGCCGCGCGTACGCCATCGACAACCGGGACCCCTTCACAGGCGCGGCGGTACTCTCGCGGGGCCTGGTCGGCTCCGAGCGCGGGCGCCCGTTCGTCGCGTCGCCGCTCCTGAAGCAGCGCTTCGACCTGGAGTCGGGGCGGTGCCTGGACGACGACGAGGTGACGGTCGCCGTCTACCCGACGCAGATTGCTTGA
- the nirB gene encoding nitrite reductase large subunit NirB: MPIPTDMPSSRNSWDSQNSPDRRPTIVLIGHGMVGQRFLEAAAERGLTATHRIVVLCEEPRPAYDRVQLTSYFAGRTPDELSLTDREFIERHGIELHVGDAAERFDRDARTVTARSGRVFAYDTLVLATGSYPFVPPVPGKDATGCFVYRTIEDLLAIEEYAKARATTGAVVGGGLLGLEAAGALRGLGLATHVVEFAPRLMPVQVDEGGGAALLRTLTGMGLTVHTGTGTQEIVTGDDGAVRGMKLSDGSELATDLVVFSAGVRPRDQLARDHGLSVGERGGITVDERCRTSDPAVYAIGECAQASDGRVYGLVAPGYEMAETAAAAIADTECAGFTGADLSTKLKLLGVDVASFGDAHGAAEGCLDVVYADSRSGTYKKLVMGAGGELLGGILVGDADAYGLLRPLTGTVPPLPAEQLVLPAGAGAAAALGPEALPGSAVICNCHNVTKDAIRACSSLPEVKKCTKAGTGCGSCLKVIGQLLPKSGDSGLCGCFGQTRQELYEIVRALRITSYRALLDAHGRDAARGGEGCEVCKPAIGSIIASLAPTIGAGGHVLDGEQAALQDTNDHFLANLQKNGSYSVVPRIPGGEITPDKLIVIGEVARDFGLYTKITGGQRIDLFGARVEQLPVIWTRLVDAGFESGHAYGKALRTVKSCVGQTWCRYGVQDSVRMAIDLELRYRGLRAPHKLKSAVSGCARECAEAQSKDFGVIATASGWNLYVGGNGGATPRHADLLAQDLDDAGLVRLIDRFLMFYIRTADRLERTSAWLERIDGGLDHVRDVVVHDSLGIGAELEALMADHVTHYRDEWADTLDDPERLARFVSFVNAPGTPDPTVRFVPERRQIKPDLPLLALGTRPLEGSVAP, translated from the coding sequence ATGCCGATCCCCACAGACATGCCGAGCTCCCGGAATTCCTGGGACTCCCAGAACTCCCCGGACCGCCGCCCCACGATCGTGCTCATCGGCCACGGCATGGTCGGCCAGCGCTTCCTGGAGGCGGCCGCCGAGCGCGGTCTCACCGCCACGCACCGGATCGTGGTCCTGTGCGAGGAACCGCGTCCCGCCTACGACCGCGTCCAGCTCACCTCGTACTTCGCGGGCCGCACGCCCGACGAACTCTCCCTCACCGACCGGGAGTTCATCGAGCGGCACGGCATCGAGCTGCACGTCGGCGACGCCGCCGAGCGGTTCGACAGGGACGCGCGGACGGTGACCGCGCGCTCGGGCCGCGTGTTCGCCTACGACACGCTCGTCCTGGCCACCGGCTCCTACCCCTTCGTGCCGCCCGTGCCGGGCAAGGACGCGACGGGCTGCTTCGTCTACCGCACCATCGAGGACCTGCTGGCCATCGAGGAGTACGCGAAGGCGCGGGCGACGACCGGCGCGGTGGTCGGCGGCGGGCTGCTCGGCCTGGAGGCGGCTGGCGCCCTGCGCGGGCTCGGACTCGCCACGCACGTCGTGGAGTTCGCGCCCCGGCTGATGCCGGTCCAGGTCGACGAGGGCGGCGGCGCCGCGCTGCTTCGGACCCTCACCGGCATGGGCCTGACCGTGCACACCGGCACCGGTACGCAGGAGATCGTGACGGGCGATGACGGCGCCGTGCGCGGCATGAAGCTGTCCGACGGGAGCGAACTCGCCACGGATCTGGTCGTGTTCTCCGCCGGGGTGCGGCCGCGCGACCAGCTCGCCCGCGACCACGGCCTGTCGGTCGGTGAGCGCGGCGGCATCACCGTCGACGAGCGGTGCCGCACCAGCGACCCCGCCGTGTACGCGATCGGCGAGTGCGCGCAGGCCTCGGACGGCCGCGTCTACGGCCTGGTCGCGCCCGGCTACGAGATGGCGGAGACGGCGGCCGCCGCCATCGCCGACACGGAGTGCGCGGGCTTCACCGGCGCCGACCTGTCCACCAAGCTGAAGCTGCTCGGCGTGGACGTGGCGTCCTTCGGCGACGCGCACGGCGCGGCGGAGGGCTGCCTCGACGTCGTCTACGCCGACTCGCGCTCGGGCACGTACAAGAAGCTGGTGATGGGCGCGGGCGGCGAGCTGCTCGGCGGCATCCTGGTGGGTGACGCGGACGCGTACGGCCTGCTGCGCCCGCTGACCGGGACCGTACCCCCGCTGCCCGCCGAGCAGTTGGTGCTGCCCGCGGGCGCGGGCGCCGCCGCCGCGCTCGGCCCGGAGGCGCTGCCGGGCTCCGCCGTGATCTGCAACTGCCACAACGTCACCAAGGACGCCATCCGCGCCTGCTCCTCGCTGCCCGAGGTGAAGAAGTGCACCAAGGCCGGTACGGGATGCGGCAGTTGCCTGAAGGTGATCGGGCAGCTGCTGCCGAAGAGCGGCGACAGCGGCCTGTGCGGCTGCTTCGGGCAGACCCGCCAGGAGCTGTACGAGATCGTGCGGGCGCTGCGGATCACCTCCTACCGCGCGCTGCTCGACGCGCACGGCCGCGACGCGGCGCGCGGCGGCGAGGGCTGCGAGGTGTGCAAGCCCGCGATCGGCTCGATCATCGCCTCGCTGGCCCCGACGATCGGCGCGGGCGGGCACGTCCTCGACGGCGAGCAGGCCGCCTTGCAGGACACCAACGACCACTTCCTCGCCAACCTCCAGAAGAACGGCTCCTACTCGGTGGTGCCCCGCATCCCCGGCGGCGAGATCACCCCCGACAAGCTCATCGTCATCGGCGAGGTGGCCCGGGACTTCGGGCTCTACACGAAGATCACCGGCGGTCAGCGCATCGACCTGTTCGGCGCGCGCGTCGAGCAACTGCCCGTGATCTGGACGCGGTTGGTCGACGCGGGCTTCGAGTCCGGGCACGCGTACGGCAAGGCGCTGCGCACGGTGAAGTCCTGCGTCGGGCAGACCTGGTGCCGGTACGGCGTGCAGGACAGCGTCCGCATGGCGATCGACCTGGAGCTGCGCTACCGGGGCCTCAGGGCGCCCCACAAGCTGAAGTCGGCCGTCTCCGGGTGCGCCCGCGAGTGCGCGGAGGCCCAGTCCAAGGACTTCGGCGTGATCGCCACGGCGAGCGGCTGGAACCTGTACGTGGGCGGCAACGGCGGCGCCACCCCGCGCCACGCCGACCTGCTCGCCCAGGACCTGGACGACGCGGGGCTCGTGCGCCTGATCGACCGCTTCCTGATGTTCTACATCCGCACCGCGGACCGCCTGGAGCGCACCTCGGCCTGGCTGGAGCGGATCGACGGCGGCCTCGACCACGTGCGCGACGTCGTCGTGCACGACTCGCTCGGCATCGGCGCCGAACTGGAGGCCCTGATGGCCGACCACGTCACGCACTACCGCGACGAGTGGGCCGACACCCTCGACGACCCCGAACGGCTCGCGCGCTTCGTGTCCTTCGTGAACGCGCCGGGCACCCCCGACCCGACGGTCCGGTTCGTGCCCGAGCGCCGCCAGATCAAGCCGGACCTGCCCCTGCTGGCCCTCGGCACCCGCCCCCTGGAAGGAAGTGTCGCCCCGTGA
- a CDS encoding NAD(P)/FAD-dependent oxidoreductase: MTSTPVVIGTGPAGIRVAQRLGDDTVLIGEEDHAPYNRVLLAEVLAGRYAPDVIALPTPRGTTLRTRAVRVDRAERRVHCADGAVVPYGTLVLATGANPVLPPLRGLFAPDTTELPRGVHAFRTLDDCLALSAEAGPGVRVAVIGGGLLGVSAARALARRGAQVVLLQQAERLMERQLDPPSSQLVHAHLTGLGVEVHTECRVRAVGVVDGAVRRVELADGYVLGTDVTVLACGARPRTGLARAAGLDVHKGIVVDDLLRTSDPHIRAIGDCAEHAGRVYGLATPAVEQADALADDLLSTAGRHPRPRPYSGTRTLTRLTLAGPGPLDLAVFGELEPRPEDDVVQLTDATRGTYRKVVVRGDRLVGGVLLGDLDAVGALARAWEAEEPLPDDDTPLLHLLTHDGGR, encoded by the coding sequence ATGACATCCACGCCAGTGGTGATCGGCACGGGCCCGGCCGGCATCCGCGTAGCGCAGCGGCTCGGCGACGACACCGTACTGATCGGCGAGGAGGACCACGCCCCGTACAACCGTGTCCTGCTGGCGGAGGTCCTCGCGGGCCGGTACGCCCCGGACGTCATCGCCCTGCCGACCCCGCGCGGCACCACGCTCCGCACCCGCGCCGTCCGCGTCGACCGCGCGGAGCGGCGGGTGCACTGCGCGGACGGCGCCGTCGTCCCGTACGGCACGCTCGTGCTCGCGACGGGCGCCAACCCCGTCCTGCCCCCGCTGCGCGGCCTGTTCGCGCCTGACACCACCGAACTCCCCCGTGGCGTACACGCCTTCCGCACCCTGGACGACTGCCTCGCGCTGTCCGCCGAAGCGGGTCCGGGCGTCCGCGTCGCCGTCATCGGCGGCGGGTTGCTCGGTGTCTCGGCCGCCCGCGCGCTGGCCCGCAGAGGCGCCCAGGTCGTCCTCCTCCAGCAGGCCGAACGCCTCATGGAGCGGCAACTCGACCCACCGTCGTCCCAGTTGGTGCACGCACACCTGACAGGCCTCGGCGTCGAGGTGCACACGGAGTGCCGGGTGCGCGCCGTCGGCGTGGTCGACGGCGCCGTCCGCCGGGTCGAACTCGCCGACGGGTACGTACTCGGCACCGACGTCACCGTCCTGGCCTGCGGCGCCCGCCCCCGCACCGGTCTGGCGCGGGCCGCCGGACTCGACGTACACAAGGGGATCGTCGTCGACGACCTGCTGCGAACCTCGGACCCGCACATCCGCGCGATCGGCGACTGCGCGGAGCACGCGGGCCGCGTCTACGGCCTGGCGACGCCCGCCGTGGAACAGGCCGACGCCCTGGCCGACGACCTCCTGTCGACGGCAGGGAGGCACCCCCGCCCCCGCCCCTACTCCGGCACCCGCACCCTCACCCGCCTCACCCTCGCGGGCCCAGGCCCCCTGGACCTCGCCGTCTTCGGGGAACTGGAGCCGCGCCCCGAGGACGACGTCGTCCAGCTCACCGACGCCACCCGCGGCACGTACCGCAAGGTCGTGGTCCGCGGTGACCGCCTCGTCGGCGGCGTACTCCTCGGCGATCTTGACGCGGTCGGCGCGCTGGCCCGCGCCTGGGAGGCCGAGGAGCCGCTGCCCGACGACGACACTCCCCTGCTCCATCTGCTCACCCACGACGGAGGCCGCTGA